Proteins from one Mauremys mutica isolate MM-2020 ecotype Southern chromosome 14, ASM2049712v1, whole genome shotgun sequence genomic window:
- the HERPUD1 gene encoding homocysteine-responsive endoplasmic reticulum-resident ubiquitin-like domain member 1 protein isoform X1: MEPFDLLVRSPTQRHPDLRLRGEPGWTVRQLKARLRRLHPEEPPEEDQKLIYSGKLLLDHLYLRDVLPKQEKFHALHLVYHSKNLSKMKETNTKIDETNQQPKTVSAPGQDPSVVSSSDGLRQRETSCNQLSTGEANTRIETAQHPHGVAPGYSAYTTYNILQMSWFQQIYARQYYMQYLAAVSADRSPTQRSQEIPVAPVAAPAPAPLPDAFPAQNLPGNHNAPPQLNAGANQNLQMNAQGGPLMEEEEEMNRDWLDWLYSATLFFVFVNIIYFYSSLSRFLMVMGGTVLMYLHHAGWFPFRRQPVHPLPNNVLPQAAINQDQNNNLQEENVGGEAEPEAVAEEGRALPENQQDSPSLMNTAWLFFKTFFASLLPEGPPAVAN, translated from the exons ATGGAGCCCTTCGACCTGCTCGTGCGCAGCCCCACGCAGCGGCACCCGGACCTGCGCCTCCGCGGCGAGCCCGGCTGGACCGTGCGGCAGCTCAAGGCCCGGCTGCGCCGCCTGCACCCGGAGGAGCCG CCTGAAGAGGACCAGAAGCTGATTTATTCTGGGAAGCTGCTGCTTGACCACCTTTATTTGAGAGACGTGCTGCCCAAG CAGGAGAAGTTTCATGCTCTTCACCTGGTGTACCATTCAAAGAATCTGTCAAAAATGAAAGAGACCAACACAAAG ATTGACGAAACCAATCAACAGCCAAAGACTGTTTCAGCACCTGGTCAAGATCCTTCTGTAGTTTCTTCAAGTGATGGCTTGAGACAGAGGGAGACTTCCTGCAACCAGCTTTCTACAGGGGAAGCCAATACTAG GATTGAAACTGCTCAGCATCCCCATGGTGTGGCTCCTGGGTACTCTGCATATACCACTTACAACATACTACAGATGTCCTGGTTTCAGCAGATTTATGCAAGACAGTACTACATGCAATA ctTGGCTGCTGTTTCTGCTGATAGATCACCTACTCAAAGGTCACAAGAGATACCAGTGGCACCAGttgcagctccagctccagcccctcttCCAGATGCATTTCCTGCACAAAACCTGCCTGGAAACCATAATGCCCCTCCTCAGCTTAATGCAGGGGCCAATCAGAATTTGCAAATGAATGCCCAGGGGGGTCCTCtcatggaagaggaggaggagatgaatCGAGATTGGTTGGACTGGCTTTATTCGGCAACCCTGTTCTTCGTTTTTGTCAACATTATCTACTTCTACTCCAGCCTCAGCAGGTTCCTCATGGTTATGGGCGGCACAGTTCTGATGTACCT GCACCACGCTGGCTGGTTTCCATTTAGACGACAGCCAGTTCATCCTCTTCCAAACAATGTTCTTCCCCAAGCTGCGATAAACCAGGACCAAAACAATAACTTACAG GAGGAAAATGTAGGtggagaagctgaacctgaggcTGTTGCTGAGGAAGGAAGAGCTTTACCAGAAAATCAGCAGGACAGTCCTTCACTTATGAACACAGCCTGGCTTTTCTTCAAGACTTTCTTTGCATCACTGCTGCCAGAAGGGCCACCAGCTGTGGCCAACTAA
- the HERPUD1 gene encoding homocysteine-responsive endoplasmic reticulum-resident ubiquitin-like domain member 1 protein isoform X2 codes for MEPFDLLVRSPTQRHPDLRLRGEPGWTVRQLKARLRRLHPEEPPEEDQKLIYSGKLLLDHLYLRDVLPKEKFHALHLVYHSKNLSKMKETNTKIDETNQQPKTVSAPGQDPSVVSSSDGLRQRETSCNQLSTGEANTRIETAQHPHGVAPGYSAYTTYNILQMSWFQQIYARQYYMQYLAAVSADRSPTQRSQEIPVAPVAAPAPAPLPDAFPAQNLPGNHNAPPQLNAGANQNLQMNAQGGPLMEEEEEMNRDWLDWLYSATLFFVFVNIIYFYSSLSRFLMVMGGTVLMYLHHAGWFPFRRQPVHPLPNNVLPQAAINQDQNNNLQEENVGGEAEPEAVAEEGRALPENQQDSPSLMNTAWLFFKTFFASLLPEGPPAVAN; via the exons ATGGAGCCCTTCGACCTGCTCGTGCGCAGCCCCACGCAGCGGCACCCGGACCTGCGCCTCCGCGGCGAGCCCGGCTGGACCGTGCGGCAGCTCAAGGCCCGGCTGCGCCGCCTGCACCCGGAGGAGCCG CCTGAAGAGGACCAGAAGCTGATTTATTCTGGGAAGCTGCTGCTTGACCACCTTTATTTGAGAGACGTGCTGCCCAAG GAGAAGTTTCATGCTCTTCACCTGGTGTACCATTCAAAGAATCTGTCAAAAATGAAAGAGACCAACACAAAG ATTGACGAAACCAATCAACAGCCAAAGACTGTTTCAGCACCTGGTCAAGATCCTTCTGTAGTTTCTTCAAGTGATGGCTTGAGACAGAGGGAGACTTCCTGCAACCAGCTTTCTACAGGGGAAGCCAATACTAG GATTGAAACTGCTCAGCATCCCCATGGTGTGGCTCCTGGGTACTCTGCATATACCACTTACAACATACTACAGATGTCCTGGTTTCAGCAGATTTATGCAAGACAGTACTACATGCAATA ctTGGCTGCTGTTTCTGCTGATAGATCACCTACTCAAAGGTCACAAGAGATACCAGTGGCACCAGttgcagctccagctccagcccctcttCCAGATGCATTTCCTGCACAAAACCTGCCTGGAAACCATAATGCCCCTCCTCAGCTTAATGCAGGGGCCAATCAGAATTTGCAAATGAATGCCCAGGGGGGTCCTCtcatggaagaggaggaggagatgaatCGAGATTGGTTGGACTGGCTTTATTCGGCAACCCTGTTCTTCGTTTTTGTCAACATTATCTACTTCTACTCCAGCCTCAGCAGGTTCCTCATGGTTATGGGCGGCACAGTTCTGATGTACCT GCACCACGCTGGCTGGTTTCCATTTAGACGACAGCCAGTTCATCCTCTTCCAAACAATGTTCTTCCCCAAGCTGCGATAAACCAGGACCAAAACAATAACTTACAG GAGGAAAATGTAGGtggagaagctgaacctgaggcTGTTGCTGAGGAAGGAAGAGCTTTACCAGAAAATCAGCAGGACAGTCCTTCACTTATGAACACAGCCTGGCTTTTCTTCAAGACTTTCTTTGCATCACTGCTGCCAGAAGGGCCACCAGCTGTGGCCAACTAA